The following are from one region of the Paraglaciecola sp. L1A13 genome:
- the dksA gene encoding RNA polymerase-binding protein DksA, whose protein sequence is MPTGNTMKTLGLLALAGLTPYQEKAGEEYMNDKQMEHFRLLLKAWRDQLRQEVDRTVHHMQDEAANFPDPVDRAAQEEEFSIELRTRDRERKLIKKIEKTLKRIEEDDFGFCDTCGIEIGVRRLEARPTADLCIDCKTLAEIKEKQLQG, encoded by the coding sequence ATGCCAACAGGAAACACCATGAAAACACTCGGATTATTAGCCTTAGCTGGACTTACTCCCTATCAGGAGAAAGCAGGCGAGGAATACATGAATGACAAACAAATGGAGCATTTCCGTTTGTTGTTAAAAGCATGGCGCGACCAGTTACGTCAAGAAGTAGATCGCACAGTTCATCATATGCAAGATGAAGCGGCAAACTTTCCTGATCCTGTCGACAGGGCAGCTCAGGAAGAAGAGTTCAGTATTGAACTTCGAACACGTGACCGTGAACGTAAATTGATTAAAAAAATCGAAAAAACCCTTAAGCGTATTGAAGAAGATGATTTCGGCTTCTGTGATACCTGTGGTATTGAAATTGGTGTGAGACGTTTAGAAGCGCGCCCCACTGCTGATTTATGTATCGATTGCAAAACATTAGCTGAAATAAAAGAAAAGCAGCTTCAAGGGTAA
- the pcnB gene encoding polynucleotide adenylyltransferase PcnB codes for MPRAEHPVSRSDISDNALKVLYRLHNNGYQAYLVGGCVRDILLGKKPKDFDVTTNATPEQVKELFRNCRLIGRRFRLAHVVFGREIIEVATFRGHHPSQDDNAEEQHLSKQSDHGQLLRDNVFGSIEEDAERRDFTVNAMYYNIADFSIHDFAQGMQAIKNREISMIGDPATRYREDPVRMLRAVRFAVKLGMKISPETAKPMYELAPLMANIPPARLFEEVLKLLLSGQGLETYKLLNEFNLFEQLFPQLGPLLKTQNSRELAFIEQVLMNTDNRINSDMKVTPAFIFAALLWYPLEERCQQHMVEGGLNHFDAFNLALSDVLHRQIQRIMIPKRFTITVREIWQLQQRLPKRYGRRALQMLEHPKFRAAYDFLLIRAQIEGGELLTLAQWWTDFQDVDPEERQTMMKALRDKEGGGPKRRSRYRGKKKATQ; via the coding sequence ATTCCTCGTGCTGAACATCCGGTATCACGCAGTGATATCAGTGATAATGCGCTAAAGGTTCTATATCGACTGCATAACAATGGCTACCAAGCTTATTTGGTTGGTGGGTGTGTACGTGACATCTTATTGGGTAAGAAACCCAAAGACTTTGATGTGACAACCAACGCAACGCCTGAGCAGGTCAAGGAGTTGTTCAGGAATTGCAGACTAATTGGACGCAGATTCCGGCTTGCTCACGTGGTTTTCGGTCGTGAAATTATTGAGGTGGCGACTTTTCGTGGTCATCATCCTAGCCAAGATGATAACGCTGAAGAGCAACATTTAAGTAAACAAAGCGATCATGGTCAGTTATTACGCGATAACGTCTTTGGCAGTATTGAAGAAGATGCTGAGCGCCGAGATTTCACCGTTAATGCCATGTATTATAATATTGCGGATTTCAGTATCCACGATTTTGCTCAAGGCATGCAGGCCATCAAAAACCGCGAAATAAGTATGATCGGTGACCCTGCAACACGCTATCGTGAAGACCCAGTTCGTATGTTACGGGCCGTACGTTTTGCCGTTAAGCTAGGGATGAAAATCAGCCCTGAGACAGCGAAACCAATGTATGAACTTGCGCCTTTAATGGCAAATATTCCGCCTGCTCGTTTGTTTGAAGAAGTATTAAAATTATTATTATCAGGACAAGGCTTAGAAACATACAAGTTGTTGAATGAATTTAATTTGTTTGAACAATTGTTCCCACAATTAGGGCCTTTGCTGAAGACACAAAACAGCCGCGAATTAGCCTTTATTGAACAAGTGCTGATGAATACCGACAACCGAATCAATTCAGATATGAAAGTGACACCTGCTTTCATCTTTGCAGCTTTGTTGTGGTATCCCCTAGAAGAGCGTTGTCAGCAACATATGGTTGAAGGCGGCTTGAATCATTTTGATGCCTTTAATTTAGCCTTGAGCGATGTACTACATCGCCAAATTCAGCGCATTATGATCCCTAAACGCTTTACCATTACCGTACGTGAGATTTGGCAACTTCAACAGCGCCTACCAAAACGTTACGGACGTAGAGCGTTACAAATGCTTGAACATCCGAAGTTTAGGGCAGCCTACGATTTCTTATTGATCCGTGCGCAGATAGAAGGTGGAGAGTTATTAACGCTTGCTCAGTGGTGGACTGATTTTCAAGATGTTGACCCCGAAGAACGTCAAACTATGATGAAAGCTTTACGTGATAAAGAAGGTGGCGGCCCTAAGCGTAGAAGTCGTTATCGAGGCAAGAAGAAAGCCACGCAATGA
- the gluQRS gene encoding tRNA glutamyl-Q(34) synthetase GluQRS, with protein MKLPFAENSANQNERYVGRFAPSPSGPLHLGSLVAALGSYLRARQMGGKWLLRIEDIDPPREQKGADTLIKNTLEQHGLYWDDKVIYQHDSHQYYEQALSALFNNGHSYYCQCTRKQRLANPKGQPCPCSELTLASQGCAAVLRNTVGVREMIDIALGPIVFNDEVNEDFILRRKDGLYAYQLAVVVDDIHAGITEVVRGADILPATAFQLALYRIFKLPAPIYMHLPLVLGENGQKLSKQNHAPALINERAASNLCSALGILGLNVPHNMTNATVEEILRWAQSNWNEALIANRANAFDNRIDAPDSI; from the coding sequence ATGAAACTGCCTTTCGCTGAAAATAGCGCCAATCAAAATGAGCGCTATGTGGGGCGGTTTGCACCGTCTCCCTCCGGACCTCTGCATTTAGGTTCTTTAGTGGCCGCACTGGGCAGTTATTTGCGTGCCCGTCAAATGGGTGGCAAGTGGTTACTGCGCATTGAAGACATTGACCCGCCCCGAGAACAAAAGGGCGCGGACACGCTTATTAAAAATACGTTGGAGCAGCATGGGCTTTATTGGGATGATAAGGTCATTTACCAGCACGATAGCCACCAGTACTATGAACAAGCATTAAGCGCATTATTTAACAATGGCCATAGTTACTATTGTCAATGTACGCGAAAGCAGCGTTTAGCTAATCCTAAGGGTCAACCCTGTCCATGTTCAGAATTAACTCTTGCTTCTCAGGGCTGCGCCGCAGTATTGCGCAATACTGTCGGTGTTAGGGAAATGATCGATATAGCGTTAGGGCCAATTGTTTTTAACGATGAGGTGAACGAAGACTTCATTCTGCGTCGAAAAGACGGTTTATATGCATATCAACTTGCCGTTGTGGTGGACGATATTCACGCTGGGATCACCGAAGTAGTGCGAGGTGCAGACATTTTGCCTGCTACAGCCTTTCAGTTAGCGTTGTATAGGATTTTCAAGCTACCTGCGCCGATTTATATGCATCTGCCATTAGTGTTAGGCGAGAATGGCCAAAAATTAAGTAAACAGAATCACGCGCCGGCATTGATAAATGAACGTGCTGCGAGTAATTTATGTTCCGCTTTGGGTATTCTTGGTTTAAATGTGCCGCATAACATGACTAATGCCACTGTAGAAGAAATACTGCGCTGGGCACAAAGCAACTGGAACGAAGCGCTAATTGCCAATAGGGCGAATGCGTTTGACAATAGAATTGACGCGCCAGACAGTATATGA
- the sfsA gene encoding DNA/RNA nuclease SfsA: MQFNNSLIEGVLIKRYKRFLTDVTLLNGEEVIAHCPNTGAMTGCAEHNMQVWLSPSNNPKRKLNYTWEIGVTAKGHWIGINTNNANKVVGEALQRERVAELVGYDNIRPEVRFGHENSRIDFLLTGVGQKDCYLEVKSVTLLESGQGYFPDAKTVRGQKHLRELAAMVEQGNRAVLLFCVQHTGIDSVKVAEHIDPKYAECFKQAIAAGVEILAYSCVIDEQNITLNQRLCVID; the protein is encoded by the coding sequence ATGCAATTTAATAACAGTTTGATTGAAGGCGTATTAATAAAACGTTACAAACGGTTCTTAACAGACGTGACATTGTTAAATGGTGAAGAGGTAATAGCGCATTGTCCTAACACGGGCGCCATGACCGGCTGCGCTGAGCATAATATGCAAGTTTGGTTATCACCAAGTAATAATCCAAAACGAAAACTAAACTATACTTGGGAGATAGGGGTAACGGCAAAAGGACATTGGATTGGTATTAATACTAATAATGCCAATAAAGTCGTTGGTGAAGCTTTGCAGCGTGAACGGGTCGCCGAACTTGTTGGGTATGATAACATTCGACCTGAAGTTCGTTTTGGCCATGAAAACAGCCGTATCGACTTCTTACTTACCGGGGTGGGACAAAAAGATTGTTACCTTGAAGTGAAGTCAGTGACGTTACTTGAATCGGGTCAGGGATATTTTCCTGATGCCAAGACTGTGCGTGGTCAGAAACATTTGCGTGAATTAGCTGCTATGGTGGAACAAGGTAATCGTGCTGTTTTACTGTTTTGTGTTCAGCACACGGGTATCGATAGTGTCAAAGTCGCGGAGCATATTGATCCTAAATACGCAGAATGCTTCAAACAGGCTATTGCTGCAGGAGTCGAAATTTTGGCATACTCGTGTGTCATCGACGAACAAAATATTACGCTAAATCAACGGCTCTGTGTAATCGACTGA
- the folK gene encoding 2-amino-4-hydroxy-6-hydroxymethyldihydropteridine diphosphokinase has product MSRVFVGLGSNLAEPEQQISNALQAIEAIIDTHISATSSLYVSRPMGPQDQPSYVNAVVELQTDLPPVKFLHCLQKIELDHGRERKAERWGPRTLDLDILLFSDQVIDSKELTVPHYGMKQREFVLYPLHEIASDLTLPCGTKLTSMLNNCPLNGLEKLPYK; this is encoded by the coding sequence ATGAGCCGTGTATTCGTTGGGCTAGGTAGTAACCTAGCCGAGCCAGAACAACAAATATCGAACGCCTTGCAAGCAATAGAGGCGATTATTGATACGCATATATCGGCAACATCGAGTTTGTATGTTAGCCGTCCTATGGGTCCGCAGGATCAGCCTAGCTATGTTAATGCCGTGGTCGAGTTGCAAACTGACTTACCTCCTGTAAAATTTCTTCACTGCTTACAAAAAATTGAATTAGACCACGGGCGAGAGCGTAAAGCTGAACGTTGGGGGCCCCGTACTTTGGATCTGGATATCCTACTTTTTTCAGATCAAGTTATTGATTCAAAAGAACTTACTGTTCCGCATTATGGAATGAAGCAAAGAGAATTTGTTTTGTATCCCTTACATGAAATCGCTTCAGATCTAACCTTGCCTTGTGGTACAAAATTGACCTCTATGCTCAATAATTGCCCATTAAATGGGTTGGAAAAATTACCGTATAAATGA